Proteins encoded together in one Streptomyces umbrinus window:
- a CDS encoding cell division initiation protein, whose protein sequence is MDVQKKLDEIVSAVGSARSMPMSASCVVNRAELLSLLEEVRQALPGSLAQAQELIGGREQMVEQARLEAERIVESAHAERGSLISDTEVARRSQNEADRILSEARKEAEDVRAEADEYVDSKLANFEVVLTKTLGSVGRGREKLLGTGPGTDEQGYEDEDAPERSHDPETLRRNADEYVDVKLGAFEAVLAKTLDAVGRGRQKLHGRIASDDLGDLGGFAEDGNAQHTTDAEYLDGLSDLSERPAQPAAPPQAPAVPAQQQYAQQDAYAYQQQTADPYGYQQQYAQQDGYGYQQQTADPYAAYPQQQGYDQQAAYDPNLQQAYGQSPQAPQPQQAQAQANALDETSLFDTTMISAEQLRAYEQGR, encoded by the coding sequence GTGGACGTGCAGAAGAAGCTCGATGAGATCGTCTCGGCGGTCGGCAGCGCCCGTTCCATGCCCATGTCGGCCTCGTGCGTGGTCAACCGCGCCGAGCTCCTCTCCCTGCTCGAAGAGGTGCGCCAGGCACTGCCCGGCTCCCTCGCCCAGGCCCAGGAGCTGATCGGCGGCCGCGAGCAGATGGTCGAGCAGGCCCGCCTGGAGGCCGAGCGGATCGTCGAGTCCGCGCACGCCGAGCGCGGCAGCCTGATCTCCGACACCGAGGTCGCCCGCCGCTCGCAGAACGAGGCGGACCGTATCCTCTCCGAGGCCCGCAAGGAGGCCGAGGACGTCCGCGCCGAGGCCGACGAGTACGTCGACTCCAAGCTCGCCAACTTCGAGGTCGTCCTCACCAAGACCCTCGGCTCCGTCGGCCGCGGCCGCGAGAAGCTCCTCGGCACGGGCCCCGGCACCGACGAGCAGGGCTACGAGGACGAGGACGCTCCCGAGCGCAGCCACGACCCGGAGACCCTGCGCCGCAACGCCGACGAGTACGTCGACGTCAAGCTCGGTGCCTTCGAGGCCGTGCTCGCCAAGACCCTGGACGCCGTCGGCCGCGGCCGGCAGAAGCTGCACGGCCGGATCGCCAGCGACGACCTCGGCGACCTGGGCGGCTTCGCCGAGGACGGCAACGCGCAGCACACCACCGACGCCGAGTACCTGGACGGCCTCTCGGACCTCTCCGAGCGGCCCGCCCAGCCGGCCGCCCCGCCCCAGGCCCCGGCGGTCCCGGCCCAGCAGCAGTACGCCCAGCAGGACGCGTACGCATATCAGCAGCAGACCGCCGATCCCTACGGGTACCAGCAGCAGTACGCGCAGCAGGACGGGTACGGCTATCAGCAGCAGACCGCCGACCCCTACGCCGCCTATCCGCAGCAGCAGGGCTACGACCAGCAGGCGGCGTACGACCCGAACCTGCAGCAGGCGTACGGCCAGTCCCCGCAGGCTCCCCAGCCGCAGCAGGCGCAGGCGCAGGCCAACGCCCTCGACGAGACCAGTCTCTTCGACACCACCATGATCAGCGCGGAGCAGCTGAGGGCGTACGAACAGGGGCGCTGA
- the coaD gene encoding pantetheine-phosphate adenylyltransferase, translating into MRRAVCPGSFDPITNGHLDIIARASKLYDVVHVAVMINQSKRGLFEIEERIDLIRQVTAEFGNVEVESFHGLLVDFCKERDIPAIVKGLRAVSDFDYELQMAQMNNGLSGVETLFVPTNPTYSFLSSSLVKEVATWGGDVAHLVPPVVLEALRERLKKD; encoded by the coding sequence GTGCGCCGCGCCGTCTGTCCCGGGTCGTTCGACCCGATTACCAACGGACATCTCGACATCATCGCCCGAGCCTCCAAGCTGTACGACGTCGTGCACGTCGCGGTGATGATCAACCAGTCCAAGAGGGGCCTGTTCGAGATCGAGGAGCGGATCGACCTGATCCGCCAGGTCACCGCGGAGTTCGGCAACGTCGAGGTGGAGTCCTTCCACGGCCTCCTCGTCGACTTCTGCAAGGAGCGCGACATCCCGGCCATCGTCAAGGGCCTGCGCGCGGTCAGCGACTTCGACTACGAGCTGCAGATGGCCCAGATGAACAACGGCCTCTCCGGCGTCGAGACCCTCTTCGTCCCGACCAACCCCACCTACAGCTTCCTGTCCTCCTCGCTGGTCAAGGAGGTCGCGACCTGGGGCGGCGACGTCGCCCACCTGGTCCCGCCGGTGGTCCTGGAAGCCCTCAGGGAGCGTCTGAAGAAGGACTGA
- the rsmD gene encoding 16S rRNA (guanine(966)-N(2))-methyltransferase RsmD, producing the protein MTRVIAGTAGGRRLAVPPGTGTRPTSDRAREGLFSTWQSLLGGPLEGDRVLDLYAGSGAVGLEALSRGAGHTLLVEADARAARTIRENVKALGLPGAEVRPGKAEQIIRTAAPAAPYDLVFLDPPYAVTDDDLREILLTLRSGGWLAGEALVTVERSTRGGEFRWPDGFEALRSRRYGEGTFWYGRAASTCEDAR; encoded by the coding sequence ATGACCCGCGTGATCGCCGGCACGGCCGGTGGACGACGCCTGGCAGTCCCCCCGGGCACCGGCACAAGGCCCACCTCCGACCGGGCCCGCGAGGGACTCTTCTCCACCTGGCAGTCCCTGCTCGGCGGCCCCCTGGAAGGCGACCGCGTCCTCGACCTGTACGCCGGCTCCGGCGCCGTCGGCCTGGAGGCGCTGAGCCGCGGCGCCGGACACACCCTCCTCGTGGAGGCGGACGCCCGCGCGGCCCGCACGATCCGGGAGAACGTGAAGGCGCTGGGCCTCCCCGGCGCCGAGGTCAGGCCCGGCAAAGCGGAACAGATCATCCGCACGGCGGCGCCGGCAGCACCGTACGACCTCGTCTTCCTCGATCCGCCGTACGCCGTCACGGACGACGATCTTCGCGAGATCCTGCTCACACTCCGCTCCGGGGGCTGGCTCGCGGGCGAAGCGCTCGTCACCGTTGAACGCAGTACCAGAGGCGGCGAATTCCGGTGGCCCGACGGCTTCGAGGCATTGAGGTCCCGTCGCTACGGCGAGGGAACGTTTTGGTACGGTCGCGCCGCCTCTACGTGCGAAGACGCACGATGA